A region from the Alnus glutinosa chromosome 5, dhAlnGlut1.1, whole genome shotgun sequence genome encodes:
- the LOC133867745 gene encoding glutamate receptor 2.7-like isoform X2, producing MGFFFFTASNMVLKFCHLFPLVISFLLLISDGGGAAYATKVTNIGGIIDVTSRIGKEQKIAIEIAAENFNRFSKSNKLSLHFQDSGGLDPLQVASAAEELIKEKKVDVIIGMNKWEEAAFVAAVGNKEKVPIISFAAPAITPPLMERRWPFLIQMANDGSAQIKCIADIVKAYKWKRVVLIYEDDVYDSDWGMSALLLSKALQDVDSEIEYRLVLPPSSPEEFVLGELLKLRKATKSRVFIVLQSSLSMVTHLFREADKVGLIERDSAWIMTDSVTSLLDSVDASVISSMQGALGIKTYYSNATDSYKDFYAQFSKIFQPQYPKPGIHALRAYDSIRAISQAIETRTSNSSSAEMLLRNIVSSSFSGLSGEIRFEAGKPLQTPPLMWIVNVVDQIDKRYEEFGPGSYAEGREKTAQLLDGASIIWPGNLRRGSPKGWVMPTAENPLKIVVPSRTSFQKFVKVNDGNKDDIKYGGWCIEVFKTVLSNLSYTLPYEFMPPFHGAYDELVYSVSNKTYDAVVGDVTILADRLEYVDFTQPYTESGLSMIVPAKPEGTAWMFLKPFTWEVWAVTGAIMLYTMLIIWFLEHRFNPEFGGPWKNQIGTTFWFIFSSLFFAHKEKINSNLTRVVVAVWLFVVLILTSSYTASLSSLLTVQRPQTDNTYIEWLKSSNSTVGCDNDSFVKNYLEDVIGFNSENIHTVFNESEYTSLFEKKNIIAAFLELPYKKVFINKHCKGYIATTTPTTYKFGGFGFVSILIFHAGIPKRLPNS from the exons atggggttttttttctttacggCCAGTAACATGGTTCTAAAGTTTTGCCACCTCTTTCCCCTTGtcatctcttttcttctcttaatCTCCGATGGAGGTGGAGCTGCTTATGCAACCAAAGTCACAAATATCGGTGGAATCATTGATGTCACGTCCCGAATCGGGAAAGAACAGAAAATAGCCATTGAAATTGCCGCCGAAAACTTCAACCGCTTTTCAAAGTCTAACAAGCTGTCCCTCCATTTCCAGGACTCCGGCGGATTAGACCCGCTTCAAGTTGCTTCTGCTG CTGAAGAGCTCATTAAGGAGAAGAAAGTGGATGTAATTATTGGCATGAACAAATGGGAGGAAGCCGCATTCGTAGCAGCTGTTGGAAACAAGGAAAAGGTTCCGATTATTTCATTTGCGGCTCCTGCCATAACCCCACCGCTGATGGAACGCCGTTGGCCTTTCTTGATACAAATGGCTAACGACGGTTCTGCCCAAATCAAATGCATTGCAGATATTGTTAAGGCGTACAAATGGAAAAGGGTTGTGCTGATATATGAAGATGACGTGTATGACAGTGACTGGGGGATGTCAGCTCTTCTTCTATCCAAGGCTCTTCAGGATGTTGATTCAGAGATCGAGTATCGTTTAGTTCTTCCACCATCTTCTCCAGAAGAGTTTGTTCTGGGCGAGCTGCTGAAGCTACGGAAAGCAACCAAATCTCGGgtttttattgttcttcagtCATCGTTGTCGATGGTGACTCATTTGTTCAGAGAAGCTGATAAAGTTGGACTTATAGAGAGAGACTCGGCTTGGATTATGACCGACAGTGTAACAAGTTTGCTGGACTCGGTTGACGCCTCTGTTATTTCCTCTATGCAAGGTGCTTTAGGGATCAAGACCTACTATTCTAATGCTACTGATTCTTACAAAGATTTTTATGCCCAGTTCTCAAAAATATTCCAACCCCAGTATCCAAAGCCGGGAATTCATGCTCTACGAGCATATGATAGCATTAGGGCCATTTCACAGGCCATAGAGACAAGGACGAGTAACAGCAGTAGCGCAGAGATGCTGTTAAGGAATATAGTATCAAGCAGTTTCTCTGGTTTAAGTGGCGAAATACGTTTCGAAGCAGGAAAGCCGTTGCAAACTCCCCCATTGATGTGGATTGTAAATGTGGTAGACCAGATAGATAAGAGGTATGAAGAATTTGGCCCGGGAAGTTACGCAGAAGGTAGAGAGAAAACTGCCCAACTTTTGGATGGCGCCTCAATAATTTGGCCCGGGAACTTAAGAAGAGGATCACCAAAAGGGTGGGTAATGCCTACTGCCGAGAATCCATTGAAAATTGTTGTTCCCAGTAGAACTTCATTCCAGAAGTTTGTGAAGGTAAATGACGGCAACAAAGATGATATCAAATATGGCGGTTGGTGCATTGAAGTTTTCAAGACGGTGCTATCTAATTTGAGTTATACTTTGCCGTATGAATTTATGCCGCCCTTCCACGGCGCCTACGACGAACTGGTTTACAGCGTCTCTAACAAG ACATATGATGCTGTCGTTGGTGACGTGACCATATTAGCTGACAGATTGGAATACGTGGACTTTACTCAGCCATACACCGAGTCAGGGTTGTCCATGATAGTTCCTGCAAAACCTGAAGGGACAGCATGGATGTTTTTGAAGCCTTTCACGTGGGAAGTGTGGGCGGTGACTGGTGCCATCATGCTTTACACAATGCTTATAATTTGGTTCTTGGAGCATCGATTCAATCCAGAATTTGGTGGCCCGTGGAAGAATCAGATTGGCACCACATTTTGGTTCATATTCTCCTCTTTGTTCTTCGCTCACA AAGAGAAAATTAATAGCAACTTAACTCGAGTGGTGGTGGCAGTATGGCTCTTTGTTGTGTTGATCTTAACCTCAAGCTACACTGCTAGTCTATCTTCTTTGCTCACTGTGCAACGACCACAAACAGATAATACATATATCGAGTGGCTAAAGAGCAGCAACTCAACAGTTGGTTGTGATAATGATTCATTTGTCAAGAATTACCTGGAGGATGTGATTGGATTCAATTCAGAGAACATCCACACAGTTTTCAACGAATCTGAGTACACAAGTCTATTTGAGAAGAAGAACATAATTGCTGCCTTTCTTGAACTTCCATATAAGAAAGTTTTTATCAACAAGCATTGCAAGGGATACATTGCCACCACCACACCTACTACCTATAAATTTGGAGGATTTGGATTT GTATCGATTCTTATCTTCCATGCAGGCATTCCAAAAAGGCTCCCCAATAGCTAG
- the LOC133867745 gene encoding glutamate receptor 2.7-like isoform X1 has protein sequence MGFFFFTASNMVLKFCHLFPLVISFLLLISDGGGAAYATKVTNIGGIIDVTSRIGKEQKIAIEIAAENFNRFSKSNKLSLHFQDSGGLDPLQVASAAEELIKEKKVDVIIGMNKWEEAAFVAAVGNKEKVPIISFAAPAITPPLMERRWPFLIQMANDGSAQIKCIADIVKAYKWKRVVLIYEDDVYDSDWGMSALLLSKALQDVDSEIEYRLVLPPSSPEEFVLGELLKLRKATKSRVFIVLQSSLSMVTHLFREADKVGLIERDSAWIMTDSVTSLLDSVDASVISSMQGALGIKTYYSNATDSYKDFYAQFSKIFQPQYPKPGIHALRAYDSIRAISQAIETRTSNSSSAEMLLRNIVSSSFSGLSGEIRFEAGKPLQTPPLMWIVNVVDQIDKRYEEFGPGSYAEGREKTAQLLDGASIIWPGNLRRGSPKGWVMPTAENPLKIVVPSRTSFQKFVKVNDGNKDDIKYGGWCIEVFKTVLSNLSYTLPYEFMPPFHGAYDELVYSVSNKTYDAVVGDVTILADRLEYVDFTQPYTESGLSMIVPAKPEGTAWMFLKPFTWEVWAVTGAIMLYTMLIIWFLEHRFNPEFGGPWKNQIGTTFWFIFSSLFFAHKEKINSNLTRVVVAVWLFVVLILTSSYTASLSSLLTVQRPQTDNTYIEWLKSSNSTVGCDNDSFVKNYLEDVIGFNSENIHTVFNESEYTSLFEKKNIIAAFLELPYKKVFINKHCKGYIATTTPTTYKFGGFGFAFQKGSPIARDFSESILRLLEDGKLTPLEDEWLTPSNECSVNGTSNSTEHLSLQSFWGLYLIYGVISTFCFLLSLIR, from the exons atggggttttttttctttacggCCAGTAACATGGTTCTAAAGTTTTGCCACCTCTTTCCCCTTGtcatctcttttcttctcttaatCTCCGATGGAGGTGGAGCTGCTTATGCAACCAAAGTCACAAATATCGGTGGAATCATTGATGTCACGTCCCGAATCGGGAAAGAACAGAAAATAGCCATTGAAATTGCCGCCGAAAACTTCAACCGCTTTTCAAAGTCTAACAAGCTGTCCCTCCATTTCCAGGACTCCGGCGGATTAGACCCGCTTCAAGTTGCTTCTGCTG CTGAAGAGCTCATTAAGGAGAAGAAAGTGGATGTAATTATTGGCATGAACAAATGGGAGGAAGCCGCATTCGTAGCAGCTGTTGGAAACAAGGAAAAGGTTCCGATTATTTCATTTGCGGCTCCTGCCATAACCCCACCGCTGATGGAACGCCGTTGGCCTTTCTTGATACAAATGGCTAACGACGGTTCTGCCCAAATCAAATGCATTGCAGATATTGTTAAGGCGTACAAATGGAAAAGGGTTGTGCTGATATATGAAGATGACGTGTATGACAGTGACTGGGGGATGTCAGCTCTTCTTCTATCCAAGGCTCTTCAGGATGTTGATTCAGAGATCGAGTATCGTTTAGTTCTTCCACCATCTTCTCCAGAAGAGTTTGTTCTGGGCGAGCTGCTGAAGCTACGGAAAGCAACCAAATCTCGGgtttttattgttcttcagtCATCGTTGTCGATGGTGACTCATTTGTTCAGAGAAGCTGATAAAGTTGGACTTATAGAGAGAGACTCGGCTTGGATTATGACCGACAGTGTAACAAGTTTGCTGGACTCGGTTGACGCCTCTGTTATTTCCTCTATGCAAGGTGCTTTAGGGATCAAGACCTACTATTCTAATGCTACTGATTCTTACAAAGATTTTTATGCCCAGTTCTCAAAAATATTCCAACCCCAGTATCCAAAGCCGGGAATTCATGCTCTACGAGCATATGATAGCATTAGGGCCATTTCACAGGCCATAGAGACAAGGACGAGTAACAGCAGTAGCGCAGAGATGCTGTTAAGGAATATAGTATCAAGCAGTTTCTCTGGTTTAAGTGGCGAAATACGTTTCGAAGCAGGAAAGCCGTTGCAAACTCCCCCATTGATGTGGATTGTAAATGTGGTAGACCAGATAGATAAGAGGTATGAAGAATTTGGCCCGGGAAGTTACGCAGAAGGTAGAGAGAAAACTGCCCAACTTTTGGATGGCGCCTCAATAATTTGGCCCGGGAACTTAAGAAGAGGATCACCAAAAGGGTGGGTAATGCCTACTGCCGAGAATCCATTGAAAATTGTTGTTCCCAGTAGAACTTCATTCCAGAAGTTTGTGAAGGTAAATGACGGCAACAAAGATGATATCAAATATGGCGGTTGGTGCATTGAAGTTTTCAAGACGGTGCTATCTAATTTGAGTTATACTTTGCCGTATGAATTTATGCCGCCCTTCCACGGCGCCTACGACGAACTGGTTTACAGCGTCTCTAACAAG ACATATGATGCTGTCGTTGGTGACGTGACCATATTAGCTGACAGATTGGAATACGTGGACTTTACTCAGCCATACACCGAGTCAGGGTTGTCCATGATAGTTCCTGCAAAACCTGAAGGGACAGCATGGATGTTTTTGAAGCCTTTCACGTGGGAAGTGTGGGCGGTGACTGGTGCCATCATGCTTTACACAATGCTTATAATTTGGTTCTTGGAGCATCGATTCAATCCAGAATTTGGTGGCCCGTGGAAGAATCAGATTGGCACCACATTTTGGTTCATATTCTCCTCTTTGTTCTTCGCTCACA AAGAGAAAATTAATAGCAACTTAACTCGAGTGGTGGTGGCAGTATGGCTCTTTGTTGTGTTGATCTTAACCTCAAGCTACACTGCTAGTCTATCTTCTTTGCTCACTGTGCAACGACCACAAACAGATAATACATATATCGAGTGGCTAAAGAGCAGCAACTCAACAGTTGGTTGTGATAATGATTCATTTGTCAAGAATTACCTGGAGGATGTGATTGGATTCAATTCAGAGAACATCCACACAGTTTTCAACGAATCTGAGTACACAAGTCTATTTGAGAAGAAGAACATAATTGCTGCCTTTCTTGAACTTCCATATAAGAAAGTTTTTATCAACAAGCATTGCAAGGGATACATTGCCACCACCACACCTACTACCTATAAATTTGGAGGATTTGGATTT GCATTCCAAAAAGGCTCCCCAATAGCTAGGGATTTTTCAGAATCAATTTTAAGGCTATTAGAAGACGGTAAGCTCACACCACTTGAAGATGAATGGTTGACTCCTTCAAATGAGTGTTCGGTGAATGGAACATCCAATAGTACAGAACATTTGAGTCTCCAGAGCTTCTGGGGTCTCTACCTTATATATGGTGTAATTTCTACCTTTTGTTTTCTACTATCATTAATCCGCTAA
- the LOC133867658 gene encoding glutamate receptor 2.7-like encodes MVLKFCHLFPLVISFLLLISDGGGAAYATKVTNIGGIIDVTSRIGKEQKIAIEIAAESFNRYSETNKLSLHFQDSGQLDPLQVASAAEELIKEKKVDVIIGMSKWEEAALVSAVGNKEKVPIISFAARVITPPQMERRWPFLIQMANNGSSQIKCVADIVGVYQWKRVVVIYEDGAYASDSGMSALLLSKALQDVDSEIDYRLVLPPASSLSSPKRFVLDELLKLQNATKSRVFIVLQSSLSMATHLFREAKNLGFMGSESAWIITDSVTSSLNSVDDSTISSMEGALGIKTYYSTSTDSYKDFYALFSKEFQSEYPEEANPKPGIHALRAYDSIRIISQASNNISNFSSAEMLLRNIASSSFSGLSGEIRFEGGKLLQTPPKLRIVNVRNKRYEELDFWTPYDRFSKGLVTEKGRQRLAAPVIWPAGMNLNRPKGWAMPTVKNPLIIGVPGRTSFQKFVNVSDSNKDDHIGGWCIEVFKMVLSDLNYDLPYKLVAFNSTYDELVYGVFNKTYDALVGDVTILADRLEYVDFTQPYTESGLSMIVPTKPEESTAWIFLKPFTWEMWVVTGAIMLYTMLIIWFLEHPCNPEFSGPWKNQIGTTFWFTFSSLFFAHREKINSNLTRVVVVVWLLLVWILTSSYTASLSSMFTVQRLQEVNTDIEWLKSSNSKVGCDNDSFVRNYLEDVIGFNSESIVTVLNESEYTRLFEKKDITAAFLELPYKKDFINKHCKGYTASTPTYKFGGFGFAFQKGSPIAKDFSKSILRLLENGNLTRLEDKWLSTPSNECSVNIVTSNSTEHLSLQSFWGLYLISGAVSTICFLLSLIRLLKNYQHQQEADEGNATPSKTSAWNKALRLARFLYNGEINIPGIARTLAPTMVRGEWSSSRSWVFMSTTDTPDNIHASASTELKLHKTFYILNAPCTKGSCHV; translated from the exons ATGGTTCTAAAGTTTTGCCACCTCTTTCCCCTTGtcatctcttttcttctcttaatCTCCGATGGAGGTGGAGCTGCTTATGCAACCAAAGTTACAAATATCGGTGGAATCATTGATGTCACGTCCCGAATCGGGAAAGAACAGAAAATAGCCATTGAAATTGCCGCTGAAAGCTTCAACCGCTATTCAGAGACTAACAAGCTGTCCCTCCATTTCCAGGACTCCGGCCAGTTAGACCCCCTTCAAGTTGCTTCCGCCG CTGAAGAGCtcattaaggaaaagaaagtgGATGTAATTATTGGCATGAGCAAATGGGAGGAAGCCGCACTCGTATCTGCTGTTGGAAACAAGGAAAAAGTTCCGATTATTTCATTCGCAGCTCGTGTCATAACCCCACCGCAGATGGAACGCCGTTGGCCTTTCTTAATACAAATGGCTAACAACGGTTCTTCACAAATCAAATGTGTTGCAGATATTGTTGGGGTGTACCAATGGAAAAGGGTTGTGGTGATATATGAAGATGGTGCGTATGCCAGTGACTCGGGGATGTCAGCTCTTCTTCTATCCAAGGCTCTTCAGGATGTTGATTCAGAGATTGATTATCGTTTAGTTCTTCCACCAGCTTCTTCTCTGTCTTCTCCGAAACGGTTTGTTCTGGACGAGCTGCTGAAGCTGCAGAACGCAACAAAATCTCGGgtttttattgttcttcagtCATCGTTGTCGATGGCGACTCATTTGTTCAGAGAAGCTAAAAATCTCGGGTTTATGGGGAGCGAGTCAGCTTGGATTATCACGGACAGTGTAACAAGTTCCCTGAACTCGGTTGACGACTCTACTATTTCCTCTATGGAAGGTGCTTTAGGGATCAAGACCTACTATTCTACCAGTACTGATTCTTACAAAGATTTCTATGCCCTGTTCTCAAAAGAATTCCAATCCGAGTATCCAGAGGAAGCTAATCCTAAGCCGGGAATTCATGCTCTACGAGCATATGATAGCATTAGGATCATTTCACAGGCCAGTAACAACATCAGTAATTTCAGTAGCGCAGAGATGTTGTTAAGGAATATAGCATCAAGCAGTTTCTCTGGTTTAAGCGGCGAAATACGTTTCGAAGGAGGAAAGCTGTTGCAAACTCCCCCCAAATTGAGGATTGTAAATGTACGAAATAAGAGGTATGAAGAATTAGACTTTTGGACGCCATATGATAGGTTCTCAAAAGGCCTTGTGACAGAAAAAGGTAGACAACGTTTGGCTGCCCCAGTAATTTGGCCCGCCGGGATGAACTTAAACAGACCAAAAGGCTGGGCAATGCCTACTGTCAAGAATCCATTGATAATTGGAGTTCCCGGGAGAACGTCATTCCAGAAGTTTGTTAACGTAAGTGACAGCAACAAAGATGATCATATTGGTGGCTGGTGCATAGAAGTTTTCAAGATGGTGCTATCTGATTTGAATTATGATTTGCCTTACAAATTAGTGGCCTTCAACAGCACCTATGATGAATTGGTTTACGGAGTTTTCAACAAG ACTTATGATGCTCTCGTTGGTGACGTGACCATATTAGCTGACAGATTGGAATACGTGGACTTTACTCAGCCCTACACCGAGTCAGGGTTGTCCATGATAGTTCCTACCAAACCTGAAGAGTCAACAGCATGGATCTTTTTGAAGCCTTTCACGTGGGAAATGTGGGTGGTGACTGGTGCCATCATGCTCTACACAATGCTTATAATTTGGTTCTTGGAGCATCCATGCAATCCAGAATTTAGTGGCCCTTGGAAGAATCAGATTGGCACCACGTTTTGGTTCACATTCTCCTCTCTATTCTTCGCTCACA GAGAGAAAATTAATAGCAACTTGACTCGAGTGGTGGTGGTAGTATGGCTCCTTCTTGTGTGGATCTTAACCTCGAGCTACACTGCTAGTCTGTCTTCTATGTTCACTGTGCAAAGACTACAAGAAGTTAATACAGATATTGAGTGGCTAAAGAGCAGCAACTCAAAAGTTGGTTGTGATAATGATTCATTTGTCAGGAATTACCTGGAGGATGTGATTGGATTCAATTCAGAGAGCATCGTCACAGTTTTGAATGAATCTGAGTACACAAGGCTATTTGAGAAGAAGGATATAACTGCTGCCTTTCTTGAACTTCCATATAAGAAAGATTTCATCAACAAGCATTGCAAGGGGTACACTGCCTCCACACCTACCTATAAATTTGGAGGATTTGGCTTT GCATTCCAGAAAGGCTCTCCAATAGCCaaggatttttcaaaatcaattttaaGGCTATTAGAAAATGGCAACCTCACACGACTTGAAGATAAATGGCTGAGTACTCCTTCAAATGAGTGTTCGGTGAATATTGTAACATCTAATAGTACAGAACATTTAAGCCTTCAGAGCTTTTGGGGTCTTTACCTTATATCTGGTGCAGTTTCTACCATTTGTTTTCTACTATCATTAATCCGCTTACTAAAGAATTATCAACATCAGCAAGAGGCAGACGAAGGCAATGCAACTCCAAGCAAAACAAGTGCTTGGAACAAGGCGCTTAGACTTGCAAGATTCTTATACAATGGAGAGATCAATATTCCAGGGATAGCTCGTACTTTGGCTCCCACCATGGTTCGAGGTGAATGGAGTTCTTCAAGGTCATGGGTGTTCATGAGCACCACCGATACTCCAGACAATATTCATGCCTCTGCATCTACTGAATTGAAATTGCATAAaactttttatatattgaaTGCACCATGTACGAAAGGTTCTTGTCATGTATAA